In one window of Mesoplodon densirostris isolate mMesDen1 chromosome 4, mMesDen1 primary haplotype, whole genome shotgun sequence DNA:
- the HSPA14 gene encoding heat shock 70 kDa protein 14 isoform X2, translating to MATSNSSAGIRWSRQETRTLLSILGEAEYMQRLQTVHHNADVYQAVSKRMQQEGFRRTERQCRSKFKVLKALYLKAYVAHATSMGDPPHCPFYDTLDQLLRTQIVTDADNLMEDAAWAEHCDQNLAAPDTPGEEGASILGAKRTQAADHQPILKTVKESDEDCQLRISDQTRETSDLEDSWDESSGAGCSQGTPSYSSSHHLFRGAAAPCQSSPVTRLGVSGEPSPCTSSGRNTPGVASAQRPPGSSSRVPFVSGGDGPLTSEPPPRWARRRRRSVARTIAAELAENRRLARELSKREEEKLDRLIAIGEEASAQQDTANELRRDAVVAMRRLATAVEEATGAFQLGLEKLLQSSDDPQAQKYIRDSKCLVIEKNGKLRYEIDTGEEKKFVSPEDVARLIFSKMKETAHSVLGSDANDVVITVPFDFGEKQKNALGEAARAAGFNVLRLIHEPSAALLAYGIGQDSPTGKSNILVFKLGGTSLSISVMEVNSGIYRVLSTNTDNNIGGTHFTETLAQYLASEFQRSFKHDVRGNARAMVKLMNSADIAKHSLSTLGSANCFLDSLYKGQDFDCNVSRARFELLCSPLFNKCIEAIRELLEQSGFTADDINKIISTHLKYRASLVAQWLRVRLPMQGTRVRARVQEDPTCRGAARPVSHGR from the exons ATGGCCACTTCCAATAGCAGCGCAGGCATCCGGTGGTCCAGACAGGAGACACGCACGCTTCTCTCCATACTAGGCGAGGCAGAGTATATGCAGCGCCTTCAGACCGTGCATCACAACGCAGACGTCTACCAGGCCGTGTCTAAGCGGATGCAGCAGGAAGGCTTCCGCCGCACCGAGCGTCAGTGCCGCTCCAAGTTCAAAGTCCTGAAGGCGTTATATTTAAAGGCCTATGTGGCCCACGCCACAAGTATGGGTGATCCACCACACTGTCCCTTTTATGATACGTTGGATCAGCTTCTCCGAACTCAGATAGTGACTGACGCAGACAACTTAATGGAGGATGCTGCTTGGGCCGAGCACTGTGATCAGAACTTAGCGGCCCCTGACACCCCAGGGGAAGAGGGAGCCAGCATTCTGGGAGCAAAGAGGACTCAGGCAGCAGATCATCAGCCTATCTTGAAAACAGTTAAGGAATCAGATGAGGATTGTCAACTGAGGATCAGTGACCAGACGCGAGAAACCAGTGACCTTGAGGATTCCTGGGATGAATCTTCGGGTGCAG ggTGCTCTCAAGGGACCCCCAGCTACAGCAGCTCCCACCACCTTTTCAGAGGTGCAGCTGCTCCCTGTCAGAGCAGCCCCGTGACCAGACTGGGGGTGTCCGGTGAGCCCAGCCCCTGCACCAGCTCCGGCCGAAACACTCCCGGGGTGGCCTCGGCACAGCGGCCTCCAGGCTCCTCCTCCAGAGTTCCTTTTGTTTCTGGTGGGGATGGGCCTTTGACCAGTGAGCCCCCTCCCAGGTGGGCAAGGCGAAGAAGGCGGTCCGTGGCCAGGACTATCGCAGCCGAGTTGGCAGAAAACAGGAGATTGGCACGAGAACTTTCAAAGCGGGAGGAGGAAAAATTGGACCGGTTGATTGCCATTGGCGAGGAGGCCAGTGCTCAGCAGGACACAGCCAACGAGCTGCGTAGGGATGCAGTGGTCGCCATGAGACGCTTGGCCACGGCGGTGGAAGAGGCAACCGGTGCTTTCCAGCTAGGGCTTGAAAAGTTGCTTCAGAG CTCTGATGATCCACAGGCTCAGAAATACATCAGGGATAGTAAATGTTTA GTCAttgaaaaaaatgggaaattaCGATATGAAATAGATactggagaagaaaagaaatttgtcAGCCCAGAAGATGTTGCCAGACTGATATTTAGTAAAATGAAAG AAACAGCACATTCTGTCTTGGGCTCAGATGCAAATGATGTAGTTATTACTGTTCCATTTGattttggagaaaaacaaaaaaatgctctTGG GGAAGCAGCCAGAGCTGCTGGGTTCAATGTTTTGCGATTAATCCACGAACCATCTGCAGCTCTTTTGGCTTATGGAATTGGACAAGACTCCCCCACTGGAAAAAG caacatTTTGGTATTCAAACTTGGAGGAACATCCTTATCTATCAGTGTCATGGAAGTTAACAGTGGAATATATCGTGTTCTCTCAACAAACACTGATAATAACATTGGAGGTACACATTTCACAGAAACCTTAGCACAGTACCTAGCTTCTGAGTTTCAGAG atcCTTTAAACATGACGTGCGAGGAAATGCCCGTGCCATGGTGAAACTGATGAACAGTGCTGACATTGCAAAACATTCTTTGTCAACCTTGGGAAGTGCCAATTGTTTCCTTGACTCGTTGTATAAAGGTCAAGATTTTGACTGCAATGTGTCCAG agcaAGATTTGAACTTCTCTGTTCTccactttttaataaatgtatagaaGCAATCAGAGAACTCTTAGAACAAAGTGGATTTACAGCAGATGATATCAACAAG ATTATTTCTACTCAtttaaaatacagggcttccctggtggcgcagtggttgagagtccgcctgccgatgcaggggacacgggttcgtgcccgggtccaggaagatcccacatgccgcggagcggctaggcccgtgagccatggccgctga
- the HSPA14 gene encoding heat shock 70 kDa protein 14 isoform X3 — protein MATSNSSAGIRWSRQETRTLLSILGEAEYMQRLQTVHHNADVYQAVSKRMQQEGFRRTERQCRSKFKVLKALYLKAYVAHATSMGDPPHCPFYDTLDQLLRTQIVTDADNLMEDAAWAEHCDQNLAAPDTPGEEGASILGAKRTQAADHQPILKTVKESDEDCQLRISDQTRETSDLEDSWDESSGAGCSQGTPSYSSSHHLFRGAAAPCQSSPVTRLGVSGEPSPCTSSGRNTPGVASAQRPPGSSSRVPFVSGGDGPLTSEPPPRWARRRRRSVARTIAAELAENRRLARELSKREEEKLDRLIAIGEEASAQQDTANELRRDAVVAMRRLATAVEEATGAFQLGLEKLLQSSDDPQAQKYIRDSKCLVIEKNGKLRYEIDTGEEKKFVSPEDVARLIFSKMKETAHSVLGSDANDVVITVPFDFGEKQKNALGEAARAAGFNVLRLIHEPSAALLAYGIGQDSPTGKSNILVFKLGGTSLSISVMEVNSGIYRVLSTNTDNNIGGTHFTETLAQYLASEFQRSFKHDVRGNARAMVKLMNSADIAKHSLSTLGSANCFLDSLYKGQDFDCNVSRARFELLCSPLFNKCIEAIRELLEQSGFTADDINKGFPGGAVVESPPADAGDTGSCPGPGRSHMPRSG, from the exons ATGGCCACTTCCAATAGCAGCGCAGGCATCCGGTGGTCCAGACAGGAGACACGCACGCTTCTCTCCATACTAGGCGAGGCAGAGTATATGCAGCGCCTTCAGACCGTGCATCACAACGCAGACGTCTACCAGGCCGTGTCTAAGCGGATGCAGCAGGAAGGCTTCCGCCGCACCGAGCGTCAGTGCCGCTCCAAGTTCAAAGTCCTGAAGGCGTTATATTTAAAGGCCTATGTGGCCCACGCCACAAGTATGGGTGATCCACCACACTGTCCCTTTTATGATACGTTGGATCAGCTTCTCCGAACTCAGATAGTGACTGACGCAGACAACTTAATGGAGGATGCTGCTTGGGCCGAGCACTGTGATCAGAACTTAGCGGCCCCTGACACCCCAGGGGAAGAGGGAGCCAGCATTCTGGGAGCAAAGAGGACTCAGGCAGCAGATCATCAGCCTATCTTGAAAACAGTTAAGGAATCAGATGAGGATTGTCAACTGAGGATCAGTGACCAGACGCGAGAAACCAGTGACCTTGAGGATTCCTGGGATGAATCTTCGGGTGCAG ggTGCTCTCAAGGGACCCCCAGCTACAGCAGCTCCCACCACCTTTTCAGAGGTGCAGCTGCTCCCTGTCAGAGCAGCCCCGTGACCAGACTGGGGGTGTCCGGTGAGCCCAGCCCCTGCACCAGCTCCGGCCGAAACACTCCCGGGGTGGCCTCGGCACAGCGGCCTCCAGGCTCCTCCTCCAGAGTTCCTTTTGTTTCTGGTGGGGATGGGCCTTTGACCAGTGAGCCCCCTCCCAGGTGGGCAAGGCGAAGAAGGCGGTCCGTGGCCAGGACTATCGCAGCCGAGTTGGCAGAAAACAGGAGATTGGCACGAGAACTTTCAAAGCGGGAGGAGGAAAAATTGGACCGGTTGATTGCCATTGGCGAGGAGGCCAGTGCTCAGCAGGACACAGCCAACGAGCTGCGTAGGGATGCAGTGGTCGCCATGAGACGCTTGGCCACGGCGGTGGAAGAGGCAACCGGTGCTTTCCAGCTAGGGCTTGAAAAGTTGCTTCAGAG CTCTGATGATCCACAGGCTCAGAAATACATCAGGGATAGTAAATGTTTA GTCAttgaaaaaaatgggaaattaCGATATGAAATAGATactggagaagaaaagaaatttgtcAGCCCAGAAGATGTTGCCAGACTGATATTTAGTAAAATGAAAG AAACAGCACATTCTGTCTTGGGCTCAGATGCAAATGATGTAGTTATTACTGTTCCATTTGattttggagaaaaacaaaaaaatgctctTGG GGAAGCAGCCAGAGCTGCTGGGTTCAATGTTTTGCGATTAATCCACGAACCATCTGCAGCTCTTTTGGCTTATGGAATTGGACAAGACTCCCCCACTGGAAAAAG caacatTTTGGTATTCAAACTTGGAGGAACATCCTTATCTATCAGTGTCATGGAAGTTAACAGTGGAATATATCGTGTTCTCTCAACAAACACTGATAATAACATTGGAGGTACACATTTCACAGAAACCTTAGCACAGTACCTAGCTTCTGAGTTTCAGAG atcCTTTAAACATGACGTGCGAGGAAATGCCCGTGCCATGGTGAAACTGATGAACAGTGCTGACATTGCAAAACATTCTTTGTCAACCTTGGGAAGTGCCAATTGTTTCCTTGACTCGTTGTATAAAGGTCAAGATTTTGACTGCAATGTGTCCAG agcaAGATTTGAACTTCTCTGTTCTccactttttaataaatgtatagaaGCAATCAGAGAACTCTTAGAACAAAGTGGATTTACAGCAGATGATATCAACAAG ggcttccctggtggcgcagtggttgagagtccgcctgccgatgcaggggacacgggttcgtgcccgggtccaggaagatcccacatgccgcggagcggctag